In a single window of the Candidatus Celerinatantimonas neptuna genome:
- a CDS encoding putative metallo-hydrolase — MLNVHSLFDSNTNTVTHIAYCSQTRDCVVIDPVLDLDPLNWHTQENSARQIVHYVHEHKLNVRGILETHVHADHLTAAPYLKEQLGGQTYIGNQITQVQRLFKGLFNAEPEFATDGHQFDHLLADGDTFELGHLTGHVIHTPGHTPACVSYYIDDAVFVGDTLFMPDYGTARCDFPGGDALTLYHSIQKLYTLPDETRMFLCHDYLPKGRTHYRWETTVGQQKAENIHIRPETTAEEFVQFRTSRDATLSLPKLIVPSVQINMRAGEFPPEEENGTRYLKFPLNRL, encoded by the coding sequence CGACTCAAATACGAATACCGTAACGCATATTGCTTACTGCTCCCAAACCCGGGATTGCGTGGTTATCGACCCCGTATTGGATCTTGATCCGCTAAACTGGCATACACAAGAAAATAGTGCCCGGCAAATCGTTCATTACGTTCATGAACATAAGTTAAATGTCCGGGGGATTTTAGAAACGCATGTCCATGCCGATCATCTGACAGCCGCGCCTTATTTAAAAGAACAACTGGGTGGACAAACTTATATTGGTAATCAAATAACCCAGGTACAACGCTTGTTTAAAGGACTTTTTAACGCCGAACCAGAGTTTGCAACAGACGGACACCAATTCGATCACCTGCTTGCTGATGGCGATACCTTTGAGCTTGGCCATCTCACAGGTCACGTCATTCATACCCCCGGGCACACCCCCGCTTGCGTCAGCTATTACATTGATGATGCAGTGTTTGTTGGTGATACCCTCTTTATGCCAGATTATGGAACCGCTCGTTGTGATTTTCCCGGCGGAGACGCTTTAACCCTTTATCATTCAATCCAAAAACTCTACACCCTGCCAGATGAAACCCGAATGTTTCTTTGTCACGATTATCTCCCCAAAGGACGGACACACTATCGATGGGAAACAACCGTTGGTCAGCAAAAAGCTGAAAACATCCATATTCGACCGGAAACCACAGCAGAAGAGTTTGTTCAATTCAGGACTTCACGAGATGCCACATTATCGTTGCCTAAATTAATTGTGCCATCGGTACAAATTAATATGCGGGCAGGAGAGTTTCCCCCTGAAGAGGAAAACGGCACACGGTATCTTAAATTTCCACTAAACCGGTTGTAA
- a CDS encoding putative membrane transporter protein, which translates to MLTFLAWPAAVVTGLSLGLLGSGGSIIIIPVLLYLCGLGEKEAIGSALLIVGCISSIGVIPYIQKKHVYWDALLWFGLPGMAGTYAGAWLSIWMSGLLQLSLFAIVMLMASVFMLRKPANPQEKTDSLHQKRPWHQLILGGFSVGIITGTVGVGGGFLIVPALLFLARFEMKNAVATSMIIITCNAFIGFYKYTDVLHQQGLHFNWSLITIITFLGIVGSLCGSKLAMKIPQKKLRQIFGIFLIAMGAYMLIRSILQMHLL; encoded by the coding sequence ATGCTCACTTTTTTGGCATGGCCTGCTGCTGTCGTCACTGGTCTCAGTTTAGGTTTACTGGGATCAGGTGGCTCCATTATTATTATTCCGGTATTACTTTATCTGTGTGGATTAGGCGAAAAAGAGGCTATCGGAAGCGCTTTACTAATTGTTGGGTGCATCAGTAGCATTGGTGTAATTCCCTACATTCAAAAAAAACACGTGTATTGGGATGCCTTACTATGGTTCGGACTCCCAGGAATGGCAGGCACTTATGCGGGGGCATGGCTGTCAATCTGGATGAGTGGTTTGCTCCAGCTTAGTTTATTTGCAATCGTCATGCTCATGGCTTCTGTTTTCATGCTAAGAAAACCAGCAAATCCACAGGAAAAAACTGACAGCCTTCACCAGAAGCGCCCCTGGCATCAGCTAATTCTGGGTGGCTTTTCTGTGGGTATTATTACCGGAACAGTCGGTGTCGGAGGCGGCTTTCTAATTGTACCTGCGCTGCTGTTTCTAGCACGATTTGAGATGAAAAATGCCGTTGCCACCAGCATGATCATTATTACCTGCAATGCGTTTATCGGCTTTTACAAGTATACCGATGTGCTCCACCAACAGGGACTACACTTCAACTGGTCTTTGATAACCATCATTACCTTTTTAGGTATTGTTGGAAGCTTATGCGGATCAAAATTAGCCATGAAAATCCCTCAGAAAAAACTACGACAGATTTTCGGCATATTCCTCATCGCGATGGGCGCTTACATGCTTATTCGATCTATCTTACAAATGCATTTATTATGA
- the blh gene encoding Beta-lactamase hydrolase-like protein produces the protein MDIHQLTNQLFVSSQLTLEDINKLNRLGYQTIICNRPDGEQPEQPNAADLKQASEKLGMKFIYQPVINGQIKLNDGIQFISYIESNDTPVLAYCRTGTRSTILWALSQQNSLSARQIREKTLAAGYKIDESYITNTSD, from the coding sequence ATGGACATTCATCAACTCACCAATCAACTATTCGTAAGCTCACAACTCACACTGGAAGATATTAATAAACTCAATAGATTGGGATACCAGACGATCATCTGCAACCGTCCAGATGGTGAACAACCCGAACAACCAAACGCAGCTGATTTAAAACAGGCATCAGAAAAATTAGGAATGAAATTCATCTATCAGCCTGTTATCAACGGCCAGATCAAATTAAATGATGGAATACAATTTATATCCTATATCGAATCAAACGACACACCTGTTCTGGCTTATTGTCGCACCGGCACACGTTCAACGATTCTCTGGGCTCTCTCGCAACAAAACAGCTTATCGGCCAGACAAATACGTGAAAAAACACTTGCGGCCGGTTATAAAATTGACGAAAGCTATATCACAAATACCTCAGATTAA
- the pgrR_2 gene encoding HTH-type transcriptional regulator PgrR — translation MERLECDRMFVAVMEQGSFVGAANRVGTSSGQASKLISRLEQELGVQLFKRTTRALSPTDVGLSYYERIKIILEEFDSLDASVRNIARNPSGQLTISSPVSFGPSQLTLPLMNFARKYPNIELDIRFSDRLVRLVDDGFDMALRIGKLVDSSLIARKLCDISVICVASPDYLKKRGTPTHWQQLSEHDPIIDSNFRDPKHWRFFEKGQEQYLPITGRIKLSNTEACLQAVCAGLGVTLLPTFVAAPALRNKQIIPILRDYECPPLGLYAVYPPARHLAQKTRALIDFLLETFSGTPEWEKGW, via the coding sequence ATGGAACGTTTGGAATGTGACCGGATGTTTGTCGCTGTTATGGAGCAGGGAAGTTTTGTCGGCGCAGCAAATCGAGTAGGAACAAGTAGCGGTCAGGCATCCAAACTCATATCTCGCTTAGAACAAGAGCTCGGAGTACAACTGTTTAAACGGACAACCCGGGCATTGTCTCCCACCGATGTCGGTTTATCCTATTATGAGCGAATCAAAATCATACTTGAAGAATTTGATTCACTGGATGCCTCTGTCCGCAACATTGCCAGAAATCCATCCGGACAACTCACCATTTCATCTCCGGTAAGCTTTGGTCCTTCACAGCTGACACTCCCGTTAATGAACTTTGCACGAAAATATCCAAATATAGAACTCGATATCCGTTTTTCTGACAGACTGGTCCGACTGGTCGATGACGGATTCGATATGGCGCTTCGCATCGGTAAATTAGTCGATAGCAGTCTTATCGCCCGTAAACTTTGCGATATCAGTGTCATTTGTGTTGCTTCACCAGACTACCTGAAAAAACGGGGAACACCGACCCACTGGCAACAATTAAGCGAACATGATCCGATCATCGATAGTAACTTTCGCGATCCGAAACACTGGCGATTTTTCGAAAAGGGTCAAGAGCAATATCTTCCGATCACCGGTCGAATTAAACTGTCAAATACCGAAGCATGCCTGCAAGCCGTCTGCGCCGGTCTGGGTGTCACATTATTGCCTACTTTTGTTGCCGCGCCGGCACTTCGGAATAAGCAGATTATCCCCATATTACGGGACTATGAATGCCCTCCTTTAGGCCTGTATGCAGTCTATCCCCCCGCCCGTCATCTGGCACAAAAAACCAGGGCTTTAATTGATTTTTTACTGGAAACATTTTCAGGGACTCCCGAATGGGAAAAAGGTTGGTGA
- the catD gene encoding Putative oxidoreductase CatD — protein sequence MIDRRTTPYAALLLRVVLGALFLAHLGLKYFVFTPAGTAKFFASLGLPADLAYITMVWELIGGIALIIGVWPRLVAIAMIPILLGAIATVHGPAGFWFTNPHGGWEYPAFWIIGLIVLALTGDGKFALKPSPIKVA from the coding sequence ATGATTGACCGACGCACAACCCCTTATGCTGCTTTATTACTCCGAGTTGTCTTAGGCGCATTATTTCTGGCCCATCTGGGACTTAAATACTTTGTTTTTACACCTGCAGGAACCGCTAAATTCTTCGCATCATTAGGGCTACCGGCCGATTTAGCTTATATCACAATGGTTTGGGAATTAATCGGTGGAATTGCTCTGATTATAGGGGTCTGGCCACGTTTAGTCGCTATCGCGATGATCCCGATTCTTTTAGGTGCCATTGCAACCGTTCACGGGCCAGCCGGGTTCTGGTTTACCAATCCGCATGGTGGTTGGGAATATCCAGCATTCTGGATTATTGGTCTAATTGTTCTCGCTTTAACCGGTGATGGTAAATTTGCACTTAAACCATCCCCAATTAAAGTTGCTTAG
- the trpS2 gene encoding Tryptophan--tRNA ligase 2 — MTEATHKPRLLTGDTPTGRLHLGHYTGTLENRLSLQEQYECYFILANKHAFTTLLDKPETIRRHTLEVALDWLAVGIDPEKSSMFIQSEVHEIDELTFYFSMLLPFNRVMRNPTLKSEIINKGLGDAYPFGFPLYAVGQTADILAFRPDIVPVGKDQLPHIEMTREVAHRFNHLYESDSETSIFPDVQPMLGRVDRLVGLNGPAEDGTLQKMSKSLNNAILLSDSAEEVRQKVMSMYTDPTRLRATDPGHIENNPLWALHDAFNKDKQWVEEFKEKYRTGNVGDVQVKKQLVSVINDFLEPIRERRVQYENNEASVIEILKAGTEKARIVAQETIEMVKDRIGQKYW, encoded by the coding sequence ATGACTGAGGCCACTCATAAGCCCAGATTACTCACCGGCGATACACCAACAGGTCGTCTGCACCTGGGACATTACACCGGAACATTGGAAAACCGTCTTTCATTGCAAGAACAATACGAATGTTACTTTATTCTTGCCAATAAGCATGCTTTTACAACACTACTGGATAAACCTGAAACAATCCGTCGCCATACATTAGAAGTGGCATTAGACTGGCTGGCCGTCGGAATTGATCCTGAAAAATCAAGTATGTTCATCCAAAGTGAAGTTCATGAAATTGATGAGCTGACTTTTTATTTCTCCATGCTACTCCCGTTTAACCGGGTCATGAGAAACCCAACTTTAAAAAGTGAAATCATCAATAAAGGGTTAGGTGACGCCTACCCATTTGGCTTTCCACTCTACGCTGTTGGTCAGACAGCTGACATTCTGGCTTTTCGCCCCGATATTGTCCCAGTCGGTAAAGATCAACTACCTCATATTGAAATGACACGGGAAGTCGCTCACAGATTTAATCATCTGTATGAATCAGATAGTGAAACTTCTATATTCCCAGATGTGCAACCGATGCTGGGGCGCGTTGACAGATTAGTCGGCCTTAACGGACCGGCTGAAGATGGAACGCTGCAAAAAATGAGTAAATCACTCAATAATGCCATTCTGCTTTCAGATAGTGCCGAAGAGGTCCGCCAGAAAGTCATGTCGATGTATACCGACCCAACCCGTCTTCGGGCAACCGATCCAGGCCATATTGAAAACAACCCATTATGGGCGCTTCATGATGCTTTCAATAAAGACAAACAATGGGTTGAAGAATTTAAAGAAAAATATCGCACCGGAAATGTCGGGGATGTTCAGGTAAAAAAACAACTTGTTTCTGTGATCAATGACTTTTTAGAACCCATCAGAGAACGTCGGGTCCAATACGAAAACAATGAAGCATCAGTCATCGAAATTCTAAAAGCCGGTACAGAAAAAGCCCGTATTGTTGCACAAGAAACCATTGAAATGGTTAAAGACCGAATTGGCCAAAAATACTGGTAA
- the arsR1 gene encoding Arsenic resistance transcriptional regulator ArsR1: MTPLTLFKCLADETRLKSLLLISLQQELCVCDLQAVLDVSQPKISRHLAELRKCQLLIDERRGKWVYYRLHPQLPPWSVEILVITARNNTDFLKESLNHFKHAGCGTNCEK, from the coding sequence ATGACGCCATTAACTCTTTTTAAATGCTTAGCGGATGAAACCCGACTCAAATCACTGCTGCTCATCAGCTTGCAACAAGAACTCTGTGTCTGCGACTTACAGGCCGTATTAGACGTCAGTCAGCCAAAGATATCCCGTCATCTGGCAGAGCTTCGTAAATGCCAGCTATTGATAGACGAGAGACGCGGAAAATGGGTGTATTACCGGTTGCATCCACAGCTTCCACCCTGGTCCGTCGAAATATTAGTCATCACAGCCCGAAACAATACTGATTTTCTAAAAGAGAGTCTTAATCATTTCAAACACGCCGGTTGCGGCACAAATTGCGAGAAATAA
- the arsC gene encoding Arsenate reductase: MKILYICTHNRCRSILSEAITNHLSDGRLIAKSAGSQPCGQVHPLSLRYLNEAGIATGHLQSQSWDEFEDFAPDIVITVCDSAAKETCPVWFGNALQVHWGLKDPSKLTGSEEEKATAFRQTIEQISQRVQTLKQIASMDASTWQEALIEQGAR, encoded by the coding sequence ATGAAAATACTCTACATCTGTACCCATAACCGCTGCCGCAGCATTCTGTCTGAAGCGATCACCAACCATCTGAGTGATGGCCGGCTCATCGCTAAAAGCGCAGGAAGCCAGCCTTGCGGGCAAGTGCATCCTCTCTCACTGAGATACCTGAATGAGGCCGGTATAGCAACAGGCCATTTACAGAGTCAGTCCTGGGATGAATTTGAAGATTTTGCACCAGATATCGTCATTACAGTCTGCGACTCGGCGGCAAAAGAAACTTGCCCGGTTTGGTTTGGCAATGCGCTTCAGGTGCACTGGGGACTCAAAGATCCATCTAAATTAACCGGTAGCGAAGAAGAGAAAGCAACTGCATTCAGACAAACCATCGAGCAGATCAGCCAACGGGTCCAAACATTAAAGCAGATCGCATCCATGGACGCTTCAACATGGCAAGAGGCGCTGATAGAACAGGGAGCCCGATGA